The Corynebacterium jeddahense genome has a window encoding:
- a CDS encoding YqgE/AlgH family protein, whose translation MPEYFYADRLFNALERNEPEPGMLLVPAPGMFSDLFARTVVLIVEHDEDHTLGVMLNRRSDVAVANVMPGWAELAAKPQAVHIGGPVSPESAVGVGVTRVGVDIDASQHFTRLANRLVLLNLNAAPEDLADEVDGIRIFAGYSEWAPGQLDDEILRGDWFVAPALPSDAVASAGTDLWGDVMRRQAMPLPLFSTFPANLEDN comes from the coding sequence GTGCCTGAGTACTTTTACGCTGACCGGCTGTTCAACGCACTCGAGCGCAACGAGCCCGAGCCCGGGATGCTCCTCGTCCCCGCGCCGGGGATGTTCTCGGACCTCTTCGCGCGCACGGTCGTGCTCATCGTGGAGCACGACGAGGACCACACCCTCGGCGTCATGCTCAACCGCCGCAGCGACGTCGCCGTCGCCAACGTCATGCCCGGCTGGGCCGAGCTGGCCGCGAAGCCCCAGGCCGTGCACATCGGCGGGCCCGTAAGCCCCGAGTCCGCCGTCGGCGTCGGCGTCACCCGCGTCGGCGTGGACATCGACGCGAGCCAGCACTTCACCCGCTTGGCCAACCGCCTCGTCCTGCTCAACCTCAACGCGGCGCCCGAGGACCTCGCCGACGAGGTCGACGGCATTCGCATCTTCGCCGGCTACTCCGAGTGGGCGCCGGGCCAGCTCGACGACGAGATCCTCCGCGGCGACTGGTTCGTCGCGCCCGCCCTGCCCTCTGACGCGGTCGCTTCTGCGGGGACGGATCTGTGGGGCGACGTGATGCGTCGGCAAGCGATGCCCCTGCCGCTGTTCTCGACCTTCCCCGCGAACCTCGAAGACAACTAG
- a CDS encoding branched-chain amino acid transporter permease, whose product MTNYGLPDGVTLGMVAAVLIPAGVVTLLLRALPFSLLRVLKGSPFIEFLALLMPVGVMTVLVVYTLSGFAGDPARLWAALAALAVTLVLHWWKRRADLSILGGTALYMVLVNLVL is encoded by the coding sequence ATGACCAACTACGGCCTCCCCGACGGCGTCACGCTCGGCATGGTGGCGGCGGTGCTGATACCGGCAGGCGTCGTTACGCTGTTGCTTCGAGCGCTGCCGTTTTCACTGCTCCGCGTGCTCAAAGGCAGCCCCTTCATCGAGTTCCTCGCCCTGCTCATGCCCGTCGGCGTGATGACGGTCCTCGTCGTCTACACCCTCAGCGGCTTCGCCGGAGACCCGGCCCGACTGTGGGCCGCCCTTGCCGCGCTCGCGGTGACGCTGGTGCTGCACTGGTGGAAACGGCGCGCTGACCTGTCGATTCTCGGCGGCACCGCGCTGTACATGGTGCTGGTGAACTTGGTGCTGTAG
- the murJ gene encoding murein biosynthesis integral membrane protein MurJ — MTQEGLRRRIVAPAPPAPVPQPRAQKAPRHADDGAPDKSLLTTSPKGETIAPPPVADTVAAGQAPVVEEVEQAEQTDNVVRATGSMAIATLISRITGFIRTVLIGAALGGAVASAFNTANTLPNLITEIVLGSVLTALVVPVLVRAEKEDADHGAAFIRRLFTLTLTLMTVVTVAAVAAAPWLAEMMVDEDSKVNLVQTTSFAYLLLPQIFFYGMFSLFMAVLNTKEHFRPGAWAPVANNLVSIGVLVAYMAMPGQLNPAAPASISNPHILLLGLGTTLGVVVQCLIMLPALRKLGIDLRPLWGIDERLKQFGGMALAIITYVAISQLGYIITTRIAANADADAPIIYQQHWMLLQMPYGIVGVTLLTAIMPRLSRNAADGDDKAVVDDLTMGTKLTFIALIPIIVFMAAFGPDIGRALFAYGAFSPEAAYTLGLTVSAAAFTLIPYALVMLHLRVFYAREEAWTPTFIIAGITITKVALSLLAPHIARAPQHVVVLLGAANGFGFVAGAIIGALLLRRKLGTLQAREVLRTCVWAAGASLIGVAAVLAVRWLLRDAAGLRLPEAFGRLIGAPSLGSLIEVAALGILFLIVTGLVLARSGLPEVQNLGHAMQRIPGMSRIIRPDADAALQIGEVDPRDVSAQFLSADTFNASPVPPPMSAGVVRGPRLVPGASVSDGRFRLIRDHGAAASARFWQARETATGRDVALTFVDTTGSAPMAPATPREAAVQAAGVARRTRKLANLHLPAAAEHIEILSYRSGVLVVADWIEGSSVKAVAESGQTLHTEAVANALAPLAGAMATAHAANVPLGLTNRQQLRIDTDGHVRLAFPVVLPEATPHADAESFASALTLLTSNVNSTELEDITARTRALVEADAVDQDAFREIQRALHEAANLPVPNEDAPTDEIPVVVAPELEPVEEQVDDPDELRGGFGSRRLGPAGVTLLTLVAVLAAVLVGLLTTYLVDVVSGDSHEPPAAPEAAVIAPLDATAGTDPRARDAADGDTSTAWTAPDGATLELAPADGATFTLQQVLIDASGTGNYTVTGVPADGGRDELLADGAIRAGQVSADVETQTPLAKVEVTFDGGVDVKEISLVGVVH, encoded by the coding sequence GTGACCCAGGAGGGCCTGCGGCGACGCATCGTCGCCCCCGCACCGCCGGCGCCGGTGCCCCAGCCGCGCGCGCAGAAGGCGCCGCGGCACGCTGACGACGGCGCGCCCGACAAGTCGCTGCTCACCACCAGCCCGAAGGGCGAGACCATCGCCCCGCCGCCGGTGGCGGACACCGTCGCGGCGGGGCAGGCGCCCGTCGTGGAGGAGGTGGAGCAGGCGGAGCAGACGGACAACGTCGTGCGCGCCACCGGCTCGATGGCGATCGCGACGCTCATCTCGCGCATCACCGGCTTCATCCGCACCGTGCTCATCGGCGCGGCGCTCGGTGGCGCGGTCGCCTCGGCGTTCAACACCGCGAACACGCTGCCGAACCTCATCACGGAGATCGTGCTCGGCTCGGTGCTCACCGCGCTCGTGGTGCCAGTGCTCGTGCGCGCGGAAAAAGAGGACGCGGACCACGGCGCCGCGTTCATCCGCCGCCTGTTCACGCTCACGCTCACGCTCATGACGGTGGTCACGGTCGCCGCGGTCGCCGCCGCGCCGTGGCTCGCGGAGATGATGGTGGACGAGGACTCGAAGGTGAACCTCGTGCAGACCACGTCGTTCGCCTACCTGCTGCTGCCCCAGATCTTCTTCTACGGCATGTTCTCGCTGTTTATGGCGGTGCTCAACACGAAGGAGCACTTCCGGCCGGGCGCGTGGGCGCCGGTGGCGAACAACCTCGTCTCCATCGGCGTGCTCGTCGCGTACATGGCGATGCCGGGGCAGTTGAACCCGGCGGCTCCCGCGTCGATAAGCAACCCGCACATCCTGCTGCTCGGCCTGGGCACGACGCTCGGCGTCGTGGTGCAGTGCCTCATCATGCTGCCCGCGCTGCGCAAGCTGGGCATCGACCTGCGGCCGCTGTGGGGCATCGACGAGCGCCTCAAGCAGTTCGGCGGCATGGCACTTGCGATCATCACGTACGTGGCCATTAGCCAGCTCGGCTACATCATCACCACCCGCATCGCGGCGAACGCGGACGCGGACGCGCCGATCATCTACCAGCAGCACTGGATGCTGCTGCAGATGCCGTACGGCATCGTAGGCGTCACGCTGCTCACCGCGATCATGCCGCGGCTGTCGCGCAACGCCGCCGACGGCGACGACAAGGCCGTGGTCGACGACCTCACGATGGGCACGAAGCTCACGTTCATCGCGCTCATCCCGATCATCGTGTTCATGGCGGCGTTCGGCCCGGACATCGGCCGCGCGCTGTTCGCGTACGGCGCGTTCAGCCCGGAGGCGGCGTACACCCTCGGCCTCACGGTGAGCGCGGCGGCGTTCACGCTCATCCCGTACGCGCTCGTCATGCTCCACCTGCGCGTCTTCTACGCGCGCGAGGAGGCGTGGACGCCGACGTTCATCATCGCCGGCATCACCATCACGAAGGTGGCGCTGTCGCTGCTCGCCCCGCACATCGCGCGCGCCCCGCAGCACGTCGTCGTGCTCCTCGGCGCCGCGAACGGCTTCGGCTTCGTCGCCGGCGCGATCATCGGCGCGCTGCTGCTGCGCCGCAAGCTGGGCACGCTGCAGGCCCGCGAGGTGCTGCGCACCTGCGTGTGGGCGGCGGGCGCGTCGCTCATCGGCGTCGCAGCGGTGCTCGCCGTGCGCTGGCTGCTTCGCGACGCCGCCGGCCTGCGCCTGCCCGAAGCCTTCGGCCGCCTCATCGGCGCGCCCAGCCTGGGCAGCCTCATCGAGGTGGCGGCGCTCGGCATCCTCTTCCTCATCGTCACCGGCCTCGTGCTCGCGCGCTCCGGCCTGCCCGAGGTGCAAAACCTCGGCCACGCCATGCAGCGCATCCCGGGCATGAGCCGGATCATCCGCCCGGACGCCGACGCGGCGCTCCAGATCGGCGAGGTGGACCCGCGCGACGTCTCCGCCCAGTTCCTCAGCGCCGACACCTTCAACGCCTCCCCGGTGCCGCCGCCGATGTCCGCGGGCGTCGTGCGCGGGCCGCGGCTCGTGCCGGGCGCGAGCGTGTCGGACGGGCGCTTCCGCCTCATCCGAGACCACGGCGCGGCCGCCAGCGCCCGCTTCTGGCAGGCGCGCGAAACCGCGACGGGGCGCGACGTAGCGCTCACGTTCGTGGACACGACCGGCTCCGCGCCCATGGCCCCGGCCACCCCGCGCGAGGCCGCCGTGCAGGCCGCCGGCGTGGCGCGGCGTACCCGGAAGCTGGCCAACCTCCACCTGCCCGCCGCGGCGGAGCACATCGAGATCCTCTCGTACCGCTCCGGCGTCCTCGTCGTGGCGGACTGGATCGAGGGCTCCTCCGTGAAGGCGGTCGCCGAGTCCGGGCAGACGCTGCACACCGAGGCCGTGGCCAACGCGCTCGCCCCGCTCGCCGGGGCGATGGCGACGGCGCACGCGGCGAACGTGCCGCTCGGTCTGACCAACCGCCAGCAGCTGCGCATCGACACCGACGGCCACGTGCGCCTCGCGTTCCCCGTCGTCCTGCCGGAGGCGACCCCGCACGCCGACGCCGAATCCTTCGCCTCCGCGCTCACGCTGCTCACGAGCAACGTCAACTCCACCGAGCTCGAGGACATCACGGCGCGCACCCGGGCGCTCGTCGAGGCAGACGCCGTGGACCAGGACGCCTTCCGCGAGATCCAGCGCGCGCTGCACGAGGCGGCGAACCTACCCGTGCCAAACGAGGACGCGCCGACGGACGAAATCCCCGTCGTCGTCGCCCCGGAGCTCGAGCCGGTGGAGGAGCAGGTCGACGACCCGGACGAGCTGCGCGGCGGCTTCGGCTCGCGCCGCCTCGGCCCGGCCGGCGTCACGCTGCTCACCCTCGTTGCCGTGCTCGCGGCGGTCCTCGTGGGCCTGCTCACCACCTACCTCGTCGACGTCGTCTCCGGCGACTCGCACGAGCCGCCCGCCGCGCCCGAGGCGGCGGTCATCGCCCCGCTCGACGCCACCGCCGGCACCGACCCGCGCGCCCGGGACGCCGCGGACGGCGACACCTCCACCGCGTGGACGGCCCCCGACGGCGCGACCCTCGAGCTCGCCCCCGCGGACGGCGCCACCTTCACCCTCCAGCAGGTGCTTATCGACGCCTCCGGCACCGGCAACTACACCGTCACCGGCGTCCCAGCCGACGGCGGGCGCGACGAGCTGCTGGCGGACGGGGCGATTCGCGCCGGGCAGGTGAGCGCGGACGTCGAGACGCAGACGCCCCTGGCGAAGGTCGAGGTGACGTTCGACGGCGGGGTGGACGTCAAGGAGATCTCGCTCGTCGGCGTTGTCCACTGA
- a CDS encoding NUDIX hydrolase, translating to MSDNTNAEHGGASGGKRRPRRRRGKASSQKQGQQKQGNAEQPKRKRRGGNPNNRRGKNQRGRGGGNRRQHQYADRHDSSIETRDETSAGGLVVSGMAEAVGPDGKVDMSRIYVALIGRLDRRGRLLWSMPKGHVEPGEHQWKTAEREVWEETGIVGEAFDTLGVIDYWFVSDGVRIHKTVHHNLLRYVDGVFNDEDPEVTEVAWVPMSDLMEHLAYADERKLARIACDRMPELARKEADAGRATPR from the coding sequence ATGAGTGACAACACGAACGCGGAGCACGGCGGCGCATCGGGTGGCAAGCGCCGCCCGCGCCGCCGCCGCGGCAAAGCGTCGTCACAAAAGCAGGGCCAGCAAAAGCAAGGCAACGCCGAGCAGCCGAAGCGCAAGCGCCGGGGCGGGAACCCGAACAACCGGCGGGGGAAGAACCAGCGCGGCCGCGGGGGCGGTAACCGCCGGCAACACCAGTACGCGGACCGGCACGATTCCTCGATAGAGACCCGCGACGAGACGTCCGCCGGCGGGCTCGTCGTCTCCGGGATGGCGGAGGCCGTCGGCCCGGACGGCAAGGTGGACATGAGCCGGATCTACGTCGCGCTCATCGGCCGCTTAGACCGGCGCGGGCGGCTGCTGTGGTCGATGCCGAAGGGCCACGTCGAGCCGGGCGAGCACCAGTGGAAAACCGCGGAGCGCGAGGTGTGGGAGGAGACCGGCATCGTCGGCGAGGCCTTTGACACGCTCGGCGTGATCGACTACTGGTTCGTCTCGGACGGCGTGCGCATCCACAAGACGGTCCACCACAACCTCCTGCGCTACGTCGACGGCGTGTTCAACGACGAGGACCCCGAGGTCACGGAGGTGGCGTGGGTGCCCATGAGCGACCTCATGGAGCACCTCGCGTACGCCGACGAGCGCAAGCTGGCCCGCATCGCCTGCGACCGGATGCCGGAGCTCGCGCGCAAGGAGGCCGACGCGGGAAGGGCCACGCCGCGATGA
- the trxB gene encoding thioredoxin-disulfide reductase → MTTPGFNFVTPNTETAAAAQTAGSDTVHDLIIVGSGPSGYTAALYAARAELKPLVFEGYEYGGELMNTTEVENYPGFEDGIMGPELMGNMRAQAEKFGADLRAELVDSVDFSGDVKKVVVDGVEFRAKAVILATGAAPRHLGIPGEAELTGRGVSTCATCDGFFFKDQHIAVVGGGDSAMEEATFLTKFGSKVTLIHRSENFRASRIMLERAKENEKIEFLTDTVVESVVDEGGKVAGLNVLNVATGEQSVLDATALFVAIGHDPRSGFLEGQVAVDEAGYVEVAEPSTRTSVEGVFACGDLVDKTYRQAITAAGSGCRAALDAQHYLADL, encoded by the coding sequence ATGACTACCCCCGGCTTCAACTTTGTCACCCCGAACACGGAGACCGCCGCCGCGGCGCAGACCGCCGGCTCGGACACCGTGCACGACCTCATCATCGTCGGCTCCGGCCCGTCCGGCTACACCGCCGCGCTCTACGCTGCGCGCGCCGAGCTGAAACCGCTCGTCTTCGAGGGCTACGAGTACGGCGGCGAGCTCATGAACACCACGGAGGTAGAGAACTACCCCGGTTTCGAGGACGGCATCATGGGCCCGGAGCTCATGGGGAACATGCGCGCGCAGGCCGAGAAGTTCGGCGCGGACTTGCGCGCGGAGCTCGTGGACTCGGTTGACTTCTCCGGCGACGTGAAGAAGGTCGTCGTCGACGGCGTGGAGTTCCGGGCGAAGGCCGTCATCCTCGCCACCGGGGCCGCGCCGCGCCACCTCGGTATCCCGGGCGAGGCGGAGCTGACCGGCCGCGGCGTGTCCACGTGCGCGACCTGCGACGGCTTCTTCTTCAAGGACCAGCACATCGCCGTCGTCGGCGGCGGGGACTCGGCGATGGAGGAGGCCACCTTCCTCACCAAGTTCGGGTCGAAGGTCACGCTCATCCACCGCTCGGAGAACTTCCGCGCCTCGCGCATCATGCTCGAGCGGGCGAAGGAGAACGAGAAGATCGAGTTCCTCACTGACACCGTCGTCGAGTCCGTGGTGGACGAGGGTGGCAAGGTCGCCGGGCTGAACGTGCTCAATGTGGCCACCGGCGAGCAGTCGGTGCTCGACGCGACGGCGCTCTTCGTCGCCATCGGGCACGACCCGCGCTCCGGGTTCCTCGAGGGGCAGGTCGCCGTGGACGAGGCCGGCTACGTGGAGGTGGCGGAGCCGTCGACACGCACGAGCGTCGAGGGCGTCTTCGCCTGCGGCGACCTCGTGGACAAGACGTACCGCCAGGCCATTACGGCGGCCGGGTCGGGCTGCCGCGCGGCGCTCGACGCGCAGCATTATTTGGCTGACCTGTAA
- a CDS encoding HNH endonuclease signature motif containing protein — MTETNTPAAENIATSLTREIEAAHTAMTRSKADLLEAIRLFDCLELAHECGATTTAQFLVRRLAISSSTAYEYVHVAHRIGRFQHLARHFREGELSYSTVRLLLKYLNEENEEELVSLALKLGYHELERALAGREPEGEGEEDPPEYYLRLHARDNGDISFHGNLNPADGAAFMAALKLGEIAYYDLDEVLEGGDPEEEDAVDEARDAVMDIEETVQARQTASGYGLPIGRILVNALMGMVHMIRTNPRNSLTTPAAHVNITATMDGRAYMPNNLGAPSMAIANILANANMRVSTVDETGLILNTGRQFRLVNPAQVNALLTMWGGQCAAPGCTHTRFIEMHHILDWANGGHTDLENLLPLCSACHSLVTEGYLQTVKEDADIHFIYGDGTRFVSRNYSMAQRCDNAMTMDEYNALMDEEVAFADA, encoded by the coding sequence ATGACCGAGACGAACACGCCCGCTGCGGAGAACATTGCTACGTCGTTGACCCGGGAAATTGAGGCTGCGCACACCGCGATGACGCGGAGCAAAGCTGATCTGCTTGAGGCGATCCGACTGTTTGACTGTCTCGAACTCGCTCACGAATGCGGCGCGACGACGACCGCTCAGTTTCTGGTGCGCAGGCTCGCAATCTCCTCGTCGACGGCGTACGAATATGTGCACGTCGCGCATCGGATCGGCAGGTTTCAGCACCTCGCGCGGCACTTCCGCGAGGGCGAGCTCAGCTATTCGACCGTGAGGCTGCTGCTGAAGTACCTCAACGAGGAAAACGAGGAGGAGCTGGTGAGCCTCGCGCTCAAGCTCGGCTACCACGAGCTGGAACGGGCGCTTGCCGGGCGCGAACCCGAGGGGGAAGGGGAGGAGGACCCGCCGGAGTACTACCTGCGCCTACACGCGCGCGACAACGGCGACATTTCGTTCCACGGCAATCTCAACCCGGCGGACGGGGCGGCGTTTATGGCCGCGCTGAAGCTCGGCGAGATCGCCTACTACGACCTCGACGAGGTGCTCGAGGGGGGCGATCCGGAAGAGGAGGACGCGGTCGACGAGGCGCGGGACGCGGTGATGGACATCGAGGAGACCGTGCAGGCGCGCCAGACCGCGTCCGGGTACGGCCTGCCGATCGGGCGCATCCTGGTCAACGCGCTGATGGGTATGGTGCACATGATCCGCACGAACCCGCGGAACTCGCTGACCACGCCCGCGGCGCACGTGAACATCACCGCGACCATGGACGGGCGCGCCTACATGCCGAACAACCTCGGGGCGCCGAGCATGGCCATCGCGAACATCCTCGCCAACGCCAACATGCGCGTGTCCACGGTGGACGAGACGGGGCTGATCCTTAACACCGGCCGGCAGTTCCGGCTGGTCAATCCCGCGCAGGTCAACGCGCTGCTCACCATGTGGGGCGGGCAATGCGCGGCGCCGGGGTGCACGCACACCAGGTTCATCGAGATGCACCACATCCTGGACTGGGCGAACGGCGGCCACACCGACTTGGAGAACCTCCTCCCGCTGTGCTCCGCGTGCCACTCGCTGGTTACGGAGGGATACCTCCAAACCGTCAAAGAGGACGCGGACATCCACTTCATCTACGGCGACGGCACCAGGTTCGTCTCCCGGAACTACTCCATGGCGCAGCGGTGCGACAACGCGATGACGATGGACGAGTACAACGCCCTCATGGACGAGGAGGTCGCCTTCGCCGACGCGTAA
- the trxA gene encoding thioredoxin, with amino-acid sequence MNAPIDVTQATFKSEVVDSDIPVVVDFWAEWCGPCQQLSPIIDEIAEEMDGQIKVAKVNLDEERELGALFQVLSIPTVLLFNGGQKVDEFVGLRPKPEIASRIQAQLGA; translated from the coding sequence ATGAACGCACCTATTGATGTGACGCAAGCTACGTTTAAATCCGAGGTCGTCGACTCCGATATCCCGGTGGTCGTGGACTTCTGGGCGGAGTGGTGTGGCCCGTGCCAGCAGCTCTCGCCGATCATCGACGAGATTGCGGAGGAGATGGACGGCCAGATCAAGGTGGCCAAGGTGAACTTGGACGAGGAGCGCGAGCTCGGCGCCCTGTTCCAGGTCTTGTCCATCCCGACCGTCCTGCTGTTCAACGGCGGCCAGAAGGTCGACGAGTTCGTGGGCCTGCGTCCGAAGCCCGAGATCGCGTCGCGGATCCAGGCGCAGCTCGGCGCGTAA
- a CDS encoding CCA tRNA nucleotidyltransferase, whose amino-acid sequence MARAEGVVEKHAALLEPLARAFHERGETLYMVGGSVRDAMLGRGVHDLDFTTSARPAVIQEILGEWGEKVWDTGIEFGTVSAIRRGETVEITTFRSDLYDGVTRNPEVTFGDTLEGDLVRRDFACNAMAIELSLDDDLRLSPTFHDPVDGLSDLVAQVLDTPQAPEVSFRDDPLRMLRAARFVSQLGFTVADRVFDAMRDMAGEIERITAERVQAELDKLMCGARPWEGIDLLVATGLADRILPEVPALQLETDEHMQHKDVYRHSLTVLRQATELEEDGPDLELRWAALLHDIGKPATRAPKEGGGVTFHHHEVVGAKLARKRLKALKYPKHVIEDVGQLVFLHMRFHGFGEGQWTDSAVRRYATDAGDLLPRLHKLVRADCTTRNAKKAARLQRTYDELEDRIAEIAAKEDLARVRPDLDGNEIMEILDLKPGPEVGKAWKYLKELRLERGELDHDDAVAELKAWWEKERA is encoded by the coding sequence ATGGCGCGGGCCGAAGGGGTCGTCGAGAAGCATGCTGCTCTGCTCGAGCCCCTCGCGCGCGCCTTCCACGAGCGCGGCGAGACCTTATATATGGTCGGCGGCTCCGTGCGCGACGCCATGCTCGGCCGCGGGGTGCACGACCTCGACTTCACCACCTCCGCGCGCCCGGCCGTGATCCAGGAGATCCTCGGCGAGTGGGGCGAGAAGGTGTGGGACACCGGCATCGAGTTCGGCACCGTCTCCGCCATCCGCCGCGGCGAGACCGTTGAGATCACCACCTTCCGCTCCGACCTCTACGACGGCGTCACCCGCAACCCCGAGGTCACCTTCGGCGACACCCTCGAGGGCGACCTCGTGCGCCGCGACTTCGCCTGCAACGCCATGGCCATCGAGCTTTCGCTTGACGACGACCTCCGGCTCTCCCCCACCTTCCACGACCCCGTCGACGGGCTTTCGGACCTCGTTGCGCAGGTCCTGGACACCCCGCAAGCGCCCGAGGTCTCCTTCCGCGACGACCCCCTGCGTATGCTGCGCGCCGCCCGCTTCGTCTCCCAGCTCGGCTTCACCGTCGCGGACCGCGTGTTCGACGCCATGCGCGACATGGCCGGCGAAATCGAGCGCATCACCGCCGAGCGCGTGCAGGCCGAGCTGGACAAGCTCATGTGCGGCGCGCGCCCCTGGGAGGGCATCGACCTGCTCGTGGCCACCGGCTTGGCCGACCGCATCCTCCCCGAGGTGCCCGCCCTCCAGCTCGAGACCGACGAGCACATGCAGCACAAGGACGTCTACCGCCACTCCCTCACCGTCCTGCGCCAGGCCACCGAGCTCGAGGAGGACGGCCCCGACCTCGAGCTGCGCTGGGCCGCGCTCCTCCACGACATCGGCAAGCCCGCCACCCGCGCGCCCAAGGAGGGCGGCGGCGTGACGTTCCATCACCACGAGGTCGTCGGCGCGAAGCTGGCCCGCAAGCGACTCAAGGCCCTGAAGTACCCGAAGCACGTCATCGAGGACGTGGGCCAGCTTGTGTTCCTCCACATGCGCTTCCACGGCTTCGGGGAGGGCCAGTGGACCGACTCCGCCGTGCGCCGCTACGCCACCGACGCCGGCGACCTGCTCCCCCGCCTGCACAAACTTGTCCGCGCCGACTGCACCACCCGCAACGCGAAGAAGGCCGCGCGCCTCCAGCGCACCTACGACGAGCTCGAGGACCGCATCGCCGAGATCGCCGCGAAGGAGGATCTCGCCCGCGTGCGCCCGGACCTCGACGGCAACGAGATCATGGAAATCCTCGACCTCAAACCCGGCCCGGAAGTGGGCAAGGCGTGGAAGTATCTCAAGGAGCTGCGCCTCGAGCGCGGGGAACTCGACCACGACGACGCCGTCGCCGAACTCAAAGCCTGGTGGGAGAAGGAACGTGCCTGA
- a CDS encoding sigma-70 family RNA polymerase sigma factor: MDYRNDRQLVADHLAGDPHAFKLIVHRHRQRMYYVARNYARNEHDAQDIVQEALFKAARSMHTYRGDAKLSTWLHRMTVNAAIDHQRRFVRPGTQCSLDDDASAVDLEANKYLAYNPMEATERTIAMRQALGALPTAQRKALWLIDVAGMSVGDAAAELGVQPGTVKSRRYRAREAVAAAMGECTPAR, translated from the coding sequence ATGGATTACCGCAACGACCGGCAGCTCGTCGCCGACCACCTGGCGGGCGACCCGCACGCCTTCAAGCTCATCGTGCACCGGCACCGCCAGCGCATGTACTACGTGGCGCGAAACTACGCGCGCAACGAGCACGACGCACAGGACATCGTGCAGGAGGCGCTGTTCAAGGCCGCGCGCAGCATGCACACCTACCGCGGGGACGCGAAGCTGTCCACGTGGCTGCACCGCATGACCGTCAACGCCGCCATCGACCACCAGCGCCGCTTCGTGCGCCCGGGCACCCAGTGCAGTCTTGACGACGACGCTTCCGCCGTCGACCTCGAAGCCAACAAGTACCTCGCCTACAACCCCATGGAGGCGACGGAGCGCACCATCGCCATGCGCCAGGCGCTCGGCGCGCTGCCGACCGCGCAGCGCAAGGCGCTCTGGCTCATCGACGTCGCGGGCATGAGCGTCGGCGACGCCGCCGCGGAGCTCGGGGTGCAGCCGGGGACGGTGAAGTCGCGCCGTTACCGGGCCCGCGAGGCCGTCGCCGCGGCAATGGGGGAGTGCACGCCCGCGCGGTAG
- a CDS encoding AzlC family ABC transporter permease, whose translation MAVSRETSEQVRLGLRDTWLVALGLIPLGLAFGVLMIQSGFAWWWTPIFSTVVYAGSMEFLAIDMVLTGLGPVSSAITAFMVNFRHIFYGLTYPRHVIRRGLPSAYATYALTDEVYAITSTLRGPATGARLLTITIVCQLAWVGAGIVGALAGAVIPPNLEGFDFALTALFAVLAFEAFQASRDVSAPLIAAALAVLAALIVPGQVVIVGLLSYFLVLVVRFWAPRIDDTLTWRLP comes from the coding sequence GTGGCCGTTTCACGTGAAACATCGGAGCAGGTCCGCCTCGGCCTGCGCGACACCTGGCTCGTCGCCCTCGGGCTCATCCCGCTCGGCCTCGCGTTCGGCGTGCTCATGATCCAGTCCGGCTTCGCGTGGTGGTGGACGCCGATCTTCTCCACCGTCGTCTACGCCGGCTCGATGGAGTTCCTCGCCATCGACATGGTGCTCACCGGCCTCGGCCCGGTCTCCAGCGCGATCACCGCGTTCATGGTGAACTTCCGCCACATCTTCTACGGCCTCACCTACCCGCGCCACGTGATCCGCCGCGGCCTGCCGTCCGCGTACGCCACCTACGCGCTCACCGACGAGGTCTACGCCATCACCTCCACCCTGCGAGGCCCGGCCACCGGCGCGCGGCTGCTTACCATCACCATCGTCTGCCAGCTCGCCTGGGTCGGCGCGGGCATCGTCGGCGCCCTCGCCGGCGCGGTCATCCCGCCGAACCTCGAGGGCTTCGACTTCGCCCTCACCGCACTGTTCGCGGTCCTCGCGTTCGAGGCGTTCCAGGCCAGCCGCGACGTCTCCGCGCCGCTCATCGCCGCGGCCCTCGCGGTCCTCGCCGCGCTGATTGTCCCGGGGCAGGTGGTCATCGTCGGCCTCCTCTCCTACTTTCTCGTCCTCGTCGTGCGTTTTTGGGCACCGCGTATCGACGACACCCTCACCTGGCGGCTGCCATGA